In the Flavobacterium acetivorans genome, one interval contains:
- a CDS encoding c-type cytochrome produces the protein MLSKSQARAFFLGGTLVTFLIFIGLTIYSFMPRNDQTNYKEITKEVVRGKELWESNNCMGCHSIMGEGGYYAPELTKVLERRGEGYVKAVLMSPVPWAPKGRKMVAYKMNEADANAMVAYFKWIGKLDLNGFDRVVSPLAQENN, from the coding sequence ATGCTTTCAAAATCACAAGCTAGAGCATTTTTTTTGGGAGGAACATTGGTCACCTTTTTAATCTTCATAGGATTGACTATTTATTCCTTTATGCCCAGAAACGATCAAACCAATTACAAAGAAATTACCAAGGAGGTAGTCAGGGGAAAAGAACTTTGGGAATCCAATAATTGCATGGGATGTCACAGCATTATGGGCGAAGGCGGTTATTATGCACCTGAACTGACAAAAGTGCTGGAACGCCGAGGCGAAGGCTATGTAAAAGCAGTTTTGATGTCTCCGGTGCCTTGGGCTCCAAAGGGGCGAAAAATGGTCGCTTATAAAATGAATGAGGCCGATGCCAATGCGATGGTCGCTTATTTTAAATGGATTGGTAAACTGGACTTGAACGGATTCGACAGAGTCGTTTCACCATTAGCACAAGAAAATAATTAA
- a CDS encoding CbbQ/NirQ/NorQ/GpvN family protein encodes MSAKIPYYQAVGKEKEVFEHAYKNKIPFLLKGPTGTGKSRFIEHMAHVLDKKIITISCHEETSSTDLIGRFIIKGAETVWLDGPLTTAVKEGSIIYLDEVAEARPDVIVAIHSLTDHRRELFIDKLGETVKAHEDFMLVASFNPGYQRGFKELKPSTRQRFIAVSFEYPESKIETEILVNETQVEQDVAKKLVAIGNKIRNLTELGLTETVSTRLLVDAAKIIQSGLPKRLSVHVAVVEPLTDDLQTTQALKDLCDLMI; translated from the coding sequence ATGTCAGCAAAAATTCCATATTACCAAGCTGTAGGTAAAGAAAAAGAAGTCTTTGAACATGCCTATAAAAATAAAATCCCTTTTTTGCTAAAAGGGCCTACAGGAACCGGGAAATCTCGTTTCATAGAACACATGGCTCATGTATTGGATAAAAAAATCATTACGATTAGTTGCCACGAAGAAACTTCTTCGACTGATTTAATTGGTCGTTTTATTATCAAAGGAGCCGAAACGGTGTGGCTTGACGGACCGTTAACTACAGCTGTAAAAGAAGGTTCTATTATTTATTTGGATGAGGTAGCCGAAGCACGTCCCGATGTGATTGTGGCCATTCACTCCTTGACGGATCACAGACGCGAACTTTTCATCGATAAATTGGGCGAAACTGTAAAAGCGCACGAAGATTTTATGTTAGTCGCTTCTTTCAATCCGGGTTATCAAAGAGGATTTAAAGAACTGAAACCTTCCACAAGACAACGATTCATTGCCGTTTCATTTGAATACCCAGAGTCGAAAATTGAAACAGAAATATTGGTAAATGAAACCCAAGTGGAACAGGATGTGGCCAAGAAACTGGTAGCCATCGGGAATAAAATCAGAAACTTAACCGAATTAGGCTTGACCGAAACCGTTTCTACCCGTTTGTTAGTGGATGCCGCCAAAATTATTCAAAGCGGACTCCCCAAAAGATTATCGGTACACGTTGCCGTTGTAGAACCCTTAACAGACGATTTGCAAACGACACAAGCCTTAAAAGATTTGTGCGATTTGATGATATAG
- the ric gene encoding iron-sulfur cluster repair di-iron protein, producing METLEQTTIGQYVAKDFRTAAIFSKYKIDFCCKGNRTIEEACENKNLDSHLILDEINSVLASKNENSIDFESWPLDLLVDYIEKTHHRYVEEKTQVLLPFLDKLCNVHGAVHPELFEINELFKGCAGELAQHMKKEELILFPFIKKMVKATITDELIEQAHFGSVENPIAMMKHEHEAEGDRFVKIATLTNNYTPPADGCNTYQVTFAMLQEFEQDLHKHIHLENNILFPKAAALEKKFSRQE from the coding sequence ATGGAAACTTTAGAGCAAACAACTATAGGACAATATGTCGCAAAAGATTTTAGAACGGCAGCCATTTTCTCAAAATACAAAATCGATTTTTGCTGCAAGGGAAACCGAACTATAGAAGAGGCCTGCGAAAACAAAAACCTGGACAGCCATCTGATTCTGGATGAAATCAATAGTGTTCTGGCAAGTAAAAATGAAAATTCGATTGATTTTGAATCTTGGCCATTGGATTTGTTGGTCGATTATATTGAGAAAACCCACCATCGTTATGTGGAAGAAAAAACCCAAGTTTTGCTTCCTTTTTTAGACAAATTATGCAACGTACACGGTGCTGTACATCCTGAATTGTTTGAAATAAACGAATTATTCAAAGGTTGTGCTGGAGAATTAGCTCAACACATGAAAAAAGAAGAATTGATCTTGTTTCCTTTCATCAAAAAAATGGTAAAAGCAACTATTACTGACGAACTTATTGAACAAGCGCATTTTGGATCAGTAGAAAACCCGATTGCCATGATGAAACATGAACATGAAGCCGAAGGCGATCGTTTTGTGAAAATTGCAACATTAACCAACAATTATACACCGCCGGCCGATGGTTGCAATACCTACCAAGTGACTTTTGCTATGCTGCAAGAATTTGAACAGGATTTGCACAAACACATTCATCTGGAAAACAATATTTTATTTCCCAAAGCAGCTGCACTAGAGAAAAAATTCTCCAGACAAGAATAG
- a CDS encoding cbb3-type cytochrome c oxidase subunit I: protein MKYKSQKVAYWFFGLCMLLFSLQIVYGFIMGFDRIGIQGLHEIIPFNVARAVHTNLLVVWLLTGFMGAAYYIIPEEAQHELISVKWAYVQLISLAVVGVIAIVGFHFNHWEGRKFLEIPRELDFLVVINVLLFLFLIIGTLYKGKQKTTTAIVLVMGLFFAALLYIPGMIWFDSQVMDSFFRWWVVHLWVEGVWELIMGGILSFLLIKLTGVDREVIEKWLYVIVGLTFLSGVLGTGHHYYYIGVNKIWLIVGGIFSALEPLAFLAMALFAVNMYRKGEKSHPNKIALFWTIGASIVSFVGAGLLGFAHTLPQTNLYTHGTLVTAMHGHYAFWGAYAMIVLAIISYALPNLTGRKRYNSTQGNMAFWLSNIGMLGMTVAFGVAGVVQVYMERKLKMDFMDVQNEISIHFVVLLICATMFTTGIALFIYDFVKYGRPTDEALEGQQNGNLSSSEIKIGRNPALKQNAAISEKIN from the coding sequence ATGAAATATAAATCACAAAAAGTTGCCTATTGGTTTTTTGGCTTGTGTATGTTGCTGTTTTCGTTACAGATCGTATATGGCTTTATTATGGGTTTTGACCGAATAGGAATACAAGGATTACACGAGATTATTCCTTTTAATGTGGCAAGAGCCGTACATACTAATTTGTTAGTAGTGTGGTTGTTAACGGGTTTTATGGGTGCCGCTTATTATATTATTCCTGAAGAAGCCCAACATGAATTGATTAGTGTAAAATGGGCTTATGTCCAGTTGATATCCCTGGCTGTTGTAGGTGTTATTGCCATTGTTGGCTTTCACTTTAACCACTGGGAAGGAAGAAAATTCCTTGAGATTCCTAGAGAATTAGACTTTTTAGTCGTTATCAATGTGTTGCTTTTCTTGTTCCTGATCATAGGAACACTTTATAAAGGAAAACAGAAAACAACTACCGCAATAGTATTGGTAATGGGATTGTTCTTTGCTGCTCTACTTTATATCCCCGGAATGATTTGGTTTGATAGCCAAGTAATGGATTCATTTTTCCGTTGGTGGGTGGTTCACCTATGGGTTGAAGGCGTTTGGGAATTGATCATGGGAGGTATTTTATCTTTCTTATTAATCAAATTAACTGGTGTAGATAGAGAGGTTATCGAAAAATGGTTGTACGTGATTGTAGGTCTTACTTTCCTTTCGGGAGTTCTTGGAACAGGGCATCATTACTATTATATTGGAGTCAATAAAATTTGGTTAATCGTTGGCGGAATATTCTCTGCATTAGAACCTTTGGCTTTCTTAGCAATGGCGTTATTTGCTGTGAATATGTACCGAAAAGGCGAGAAAAGTCATCCAAACAAAATAGCTTTATTCTGGACCATTGGTGCGTCTATCGTTTCTTTTGTCGGAGCTGGATTGTTAGGTTTTGCGCACACATTACCACAAACGAATCTTTATACTCACGGAACATTAGTTACAGCCATGCATGGTCATTATGCCTTTTGGGGTGCTTATGCGATGATTGTTTTGGCAATTATCAGTTATGCGCTTCCTAACCTGACCGGACGTAAACGCTATAATAGCACCCAAGGAAATATGGCTTTCTGGTTATCCAATATAGGGATGCTTGGAATGACAGTTGCTTTTGGAGTAGCCGGAGTAGTTCAGGTATACATGGAACGTAAGCTGAAAATGGATTTCATGGATGTTCAAAACGAGATCAGTATTCACTTTGTAGTCTTACTAATTTGTGCGACCATGTTTACCACGGGAATTGCACTTTTTATATATGATTTTGTGAAGTATGGTAGACCTACTGATGAAGCTTTGGAAGGACAACAAAACGGAAATCTTTCTTCTTCTGAAATAAAAATAGGTCGCAATCCTGCCTTAAAACAGAATGCTGCTATTTCTGAAAAAATAAATTAG